The Cryptomeria japonica chromosome 6, Sugi_1.0, whole genome shotgun sequence genomic interval TTCACAGCATAAATCAATAGaaaaaaaagatattttttaaaattattaaataaaaataataattataaattatttgaGTTTTATTCAGAAAAATAAATTTCTATGTGATGATTAGTTGAactgattaaaaaaaaaatggatggCATGAATGCTATAGCAACTTGGTAGGAACTAAAAAATGGTAGAAACGATAGATGGCCACATAGTACATAtaactattattattaatttattaatgtaCAATCTTGTAAACGGTCAAGTCCCCAATCTCACTATTCTGTTTACTTTCTTCATAATTGTCGATCCTACGAACCACCAATATAAAACCAAAAAATGCCAAAAGAAATTGACCCAGAGAATTTAGAACCAATCATAAGAAAGCTAGCAATCAAAatgttttgattaaggtaaaacaCAGATTTTAAAGGGGTTGAGACCCTTAAAACAATTAGAAAGATAAACATTGAGGACTACAAGCCAGTAAAAGACAACTCAGAAAAACAATCAAGAAACCATAAAAAGTGACAACTATTCTTAACAATCAAAATgttaataaatcattttttaaataattataattaatgagtttctatctttatttttaaacataaataaattaaaaattactatAACTAATTAGATAAATACTCATTGCAATAATATTATCTAACAGCAAGTATCAATAAATAATGAAAAATCATATTATCATTAGAATATACATATTGTTATACATTAGTTTTTATAATTAAAGATAAAAAAATGACATTGTTTTCGCAAAAATTTCAAATGTCAAGACTTCTTAGAATAAAGACTTCTCGGCCTTTGGCTTCAGCCTCCTATCTATTACTAAACAAATCTAGATTCGCAtaaaatcttcaagaaaaaaaaaatcaaataacatctttcacccaaaaacTGCTACTCTTACATAAATATGCATGTATCCTTGCTGTGACACGTTGAAACACGAGTACCTCACACCACCTCTAACTGTGAAAGGCAGAGTGAACCGAGATGTCCAACCTTCAAATTGTTGAGACAAATCTGCTGAAAATTGTAGAGCAGTTAAATTATACTTAGTTAAATCATACTCTTCTGCAGCATAACGACAACTGGCCCAAAAAAGTTTGAATGAGTTCCACTCGCTTTCTTTTCTAATTACCGTACTTCGTTGAGGACATAACTTGAACAAGTTCACTTCATTTCCACAATGGAGGAAACAATGTAATCCGCTTAAAGAATCTGCACTGTAATCATCTCTGAATACCAACAAATATTTTGGACCACAACCAGACATAGCAAATTGCTCGAACTTTTCCCAGGAATAGTCACATGCAGGAAATCTCTTGTACAGAATTCTCCGAAGGGTGCACTGATCAGATATATCAAGGAAGAGAGGAGGCTGAGTTTCATTATCTTGCTTGTCCTGCAGAGTCGTAAGAAAATCAGAAGAAGTCTTGTGCCATTGGACTTCTCCTCCATGTGGAAGCTGCCAAACAGAGCAATTTTTTCCTTTTATTGAAAGATAGTATCTTATCTGCTCCTGGAAAGGTACTCTCAAGAATTTAGTGGGATGAGGTATGTGGTAATGCATGAACATGCAGGTGGAGTTTCCATCAGGGCCAGTGGTGGCATAGATATATGTAAATTTTCTCTCATCCAATGTCAATGGAGGGAGGCTCTGCCACTCCAATAACCCATTTGTCAAATCAAGCATTTCCACATGACAAATCTTCTTTCCTTGATTATCACAGATTAGATAGTATATGCGCTCATCAGTAAGACAAAACTTGAAGCAGCAGGAGTGAGGAATGGTTTTTGGAGGGGGGAGAGGACTAACAATGCCCTGTTGAAAGATCTTTAGAACCAAACCGTTTCCTCCAAACGGATCATAATTACATAGGATAATAGAATTTCTCATTGCATCTTCTTTTGAATGATAGGGATAATGATTTCCTCCTCTGAGAGCCTTTCTCCATGCTCGACTAAGAGTGACCATTTTGGATCTGGTGTACCATGGCAATCTGGTCATGATTGGATCCAGTGTTATATCATTACAAAGTCCAGGGATAAGTTCTGTTGGACATCACAAACCAAACCAAACCAAGCAATCATTGATTAGCATTCCATCTAAGAGAATTTGATTATATAGTAATTGCATGATAGAAACAAAATTGCATAGAATTTAATACCTGAATTGTCTTCTCCACTGATTGTGTTAAAGCTTGATCTACCCATATTAGGTATGCACTAAATAGACAAGAAAAACAATTTATCAAATAGTTCAGAGCTGGTCATATATAATCACAGGCACTTGGACGTTGCATTAATCTATGAATCTTAAAAAGTtggtaataataaatattaaaagaaaaaagCTTCATAAATTTATGCTTTGTTAGCTGATGTGATTTTATGTTTAAAGAAAGAACTAATATTAAAAGAAAAAAGCTTCATAAATTTATGCTTTGTTAACTGATGTGATTTTATAtttaaagaaagaaataatcattcaagcatccaagagattttgtttttgacaattaatatgttttttctatttaaaataatACAAGCACTTTCAAAATACAtgtataaattgaatttaaaatatttaaattatattttagtaATTATAGAATGTATAAAAATAGTAATCAAACATATTAAATAACTAGCACTTGTACCAAAAGAAGGTGCAAAGGTTATGCCACTTGTTATTTATAtagaattttttataattttgaaaaGAGGCATATCGTTGCTAAAATCTATAGGGCCAAGCTTATATTGCAAAATCAATGAAATAACAATATACACTTTCAATTGACAAAAAATTGATAGTATTAATTTTAGTAACAACAGCAGTCTAGTATGGCATCGAGCGCAAAGGACGGTTGCAGGGTTCGAGCTAGGGCATCGACGCCCTAGCTCGTGGGTGGTCTCTGTTTGCTTGTGCGTCGGGGGAAGGGTGTTGGGCTTTCTTGCAGGGAGGGGAGGATCTGTCTTTTGGGTGGCTGGTGTTGGTGGTGGTGCGGTGACCTTTGGGTGGAGGGTTTGTGTTGAGCACGGCAAGGGCTCAGGTTTTCCTGCTGTTTCGTGGATAGCCTGCAGGGTAAGGGGGGGTTTGGTTCGTTTTGCCCTTTGGTGGTGCTCGGGAGGGGTGGGTGTTCGAGGATTAGTAGGGGTGTGTGGATTCCTCGTTCATCTCCCTTTGGGGTGTGAGTTTACGGTGTGGTGCGATGTCTAGTACTGGAGGAGAGGCCTCGAGGGCATCACCCGCCATGGATTTCCGTGTTGTGTTGGGTTCAAAATCCCCATCCCAAAGTATCAAGACTTTTGATAATAATCTTTTTGTTTCAAATTCGAGGTTTGGTAGTGCTGGTATGCCTAATGGCTCTTGAATTACGAAGATTAATGGCtatctggagagatgcagtgagaggccaaaATTGGTAATTCCTCTGGAGATGATAGttgaagatgttgaatactttCCAAAACACTCGTTATATTGCATTTTTggggggatgagggtttctctgcagTTTTTGAATAACTAggctcagaggacttgggcacaggaaggggaaatggagattatgctgctggcaaacaactacttcatggttacattcaattgcatggaggatcgcaatagggtttttgaaggaggcccgtatttttataaccaggtgcgattgttcatcaaaccttggcatgcatcgtttaacccttcggaggagctcctgAATAGGGTCACAGTGTGGGTTCGTTTACCCCGTTTTCcggtggaatgttgtcgggaggatgtgttgCAGATGCTCGCTTCATTGCTAGGGAAGCCGAttggatcttcaacgcaaaccttggggagaaaggtaatgactttcactcgtatctgtgttgaaattcatcttagtaagcctttgccagatgccatagatatgtgtgtgggctcttattcttggatccagcagttggattatgagactttaccattttggtGTAGTTTGtgccatgagtatggtcatttgcagcaCAAGTGCCCTAGGTATAAACCGGTTGTGCGTCAACCTCAACAGCCTTCTCCTAACCTagatggggctgataaaggaaaagctgccATGTCTGATGAGAtagtgggtgctgatggttttgtcccaattaagacaaagaacaggaatcgAGGACAAAAGAGATCCTTGCaggagagacaagaggaggatacctttaacaaatttgaagccttggatgaccttagccaacagGAGGTGAACCCAGGGTTAattcctttggatcaaggtgcatctGGGTTGGTCCCTGATAGTGTGAATTGGGATTCTACCCAGGTTCTGCAGGTGGTTGGgagccagcaaatggagatggattaGATAGTAGTGGCTCAGTTGGGACCCATTTCTGGTGTTGAAGGAAAGTTGCCTGGGggggatgtttctcctgcaacacAGAAATTGGAATCGGCTGGGGTCAAAAGTAACAAGATCTCCTTACatctgggtcttcatcagaaaGACATTAAAAAGGGAGCAACGGAGAAGatttcaaaggttggcagaaagaaggatttggataagatcaaattgatgggggagaatttagttgagtcagggtcagtaaagactctggattctcatttttccaatcccccgaaatgattgtgctatcatggaatgtgaggggcttgaacagtggccctaaacaaaaagttgttcgggagttgataaggagtcacTCTCCTAatgtccttttcttgcaggaaactaaattATCTATGGAAAGTATGTTGGGTCTGATGCCGAAGCTATGGGGGagaggcgagtgtcagtgtattggggcatttGGCTCCTCTGGAAGGGTGGCccgtctttggaaccccttgaggattcatccTATTTGGTGGGTTGCTTCCAGATCTTCTTTATCCGGGGTTGCTTCTAGCCTTGAGACtagggaatatatcttgtttactaacatttatgcccccactgatcttcagggcAAGCAGAATTTttggtctcatatttcttttatGCGAGGGTTGTTCCCTTTTCATCTGTGGATTATGGTGggcgatttcaatgccatcttagagttgagtgagaagaagggtagTGTTATGCGATtagaaccttcttctttccttctttgggatagtatatcaacattgcatcttgttgacattaagcctagtaatggtctgttcacttggaacaagAAGAGGGTAGGGGAGTATTGTATTGCGGAGAGGCTGGATCGCTTACTGGTTTCTAGTtattgggttggtggggggtggtccacatgttcTAAGATTTTAGACTGGAGAGGTTCGGACCACTAGCCCATAAAGTTGGTGTCTTCTTTCGTTCGGGTTGCTCGCACTCCTTCGTTCAAATTCTAGCTTATGTGGTTAAGGGATCCTTCTTTGCAGGATCATGTTgtagagtggtggaggaaaggaagGCCACCCTTCAGCActactatgtacacttttgccaagcagctgcaatttgttaagtttcagcttaaacggtGGAATCGTCAATGTTTCGGGAATATTTTTCGTGCTAAGATAGCtgctcaattagagttgaatggcaTTACCAGATAAATAAGAGtgcatggtttgtctgaagccttgcttagcGAGGAAGACAGGGCAGTCAAGGCTTTAGAGGAGTGGGaccttagggaggaaatctactggaaacagagagctcgtattgattggcttcaagcaggGGACATGAATATTGTGTTCTTCTTCAATTcaatgaaagcaagaagacatggcagttccattcctgttctggtcaatgatagaggtgagcagtgtttatccttaCAGGGGATTTCTAGGGAGTCTTTGCAGTATTTTCAATCCCTCTTTAGTGAGGATACTCAGGGAAATCGgaagaggagaatcaggttcttgcttgtattccttctctagttactagggaaatgaatgagcagcttatgggtcctattttgttggaagaacttgagaggattgtttttcacatgaggaaaggaaaagctcctggaccagatgggttatcgattgagttctatcaagatttctaagatattatcaaattggacttattggaggtggtccaagagtcccagaggaataagcagatgtttcgggctttgaatgcgactttcattgcactCATCCCCAGGTGTGATGGGGATGACCGATTAGGCCAATTCCGCCCTATCTCTCATCTTTAAGTTGATCgcggaaaggttgaagaattggcttggggaTGTCATTTCTGAGGAGCAAAGTGGGTTCGTGGAGGGTCGCCAAAtcctggatggtgtggtcattgctactaaGACCATTCATTCTATAGCAGCCTCCAAGGAAATATTAAGCTGgatatggcaaaggcttatgatagagtccgtTGGTCCTTTCTCCAGAAGATTCTTAGGACTTTTGGCTTcgctgatgaatggatccaatgggtcaTGAGTTGTGTTTCGTCTACCTCCTTCcctgtgctaattaatggagatcatactgagttgtttggtgcatctaAGGGTCTTCGCCAAGGGGACCCTCTCTCCCCATACAtattcattcttttggctgaggGTCTAGGGAGGTTGATTAAACATAACGTGGGTCTGGGTATTACtcaaggttggagttggggtaatgacatgCATCCTCAGTCCcgtttgcagtttgttgatgacacgaccctGACGGGACTAGCTCGAATCAGAGAAGCTATAAATCTGCgtaaagttttggatgtttatcttgctaCTTCGAGCcaattgatcaatgaggataaatcttccatcctcttcttcaacacacctggaaCTATTCAGAGGAGAATTGCTCATATCATGAGATTCTAGgtcggttctcttcccttgacttacctaggtattcctatctctactCGTAATCCTCCCAGGGACTCGTGGCAGGGTGTCTTGGACAAATttcgcatgaaggttgaacattggacacacagatggttatcctttgctgagCGGGTTCAACTAATCCAGTCGATGGTTCAAGCTCTTCCTATTTATCgatgtatgctccaagtggcccctaagtggtttgagaagggattggattctctagcaaggcaattcttatgggcaggcaacctatcctcctacaaatggtgtcttgtcaattgggacttggtgtgtagcccgaaacaGTCAGGTGGACTTAGCTTAAGGCAGTctactttatttggggaggctttggcggctaaattgtactggaggtggtgtgttgaacaggatcgtggttgggctaggattttgtcttacaagtatatgcagaggatcccgaaggaggaaattccaagatatccACTTGCGAGAAAAGGCTCaacgatttggagtactctcaagaaagggggtGCCCTAATAAAGGAAGAActtttttggatatgtaagaggggggaagaggtgctTTTCCGGTTCGagtcttgggatggatacccccccatcactgatcagtttcctaaccttgggaatctttgtcagaggttcctggaggcagggtggtctagagtgagcgacttaaaggttgtttataggtgtgggtggttggagttggagcggtggaaggctcctaatgaatgGTCGGTTGTTGGTATAGATGAAGAGTGTGCTGAGCTGCAtggcattttggcgagtagacattgtagttcccttaaggatagggatagacttgcttggtccccgaatcctaagggcgtcttgttgtgaccatttcacacatcgccccattgcaaatggggacccctacttttttgctttctagggtttgtttttaggtcttttagggttttgtctgttagcctttagctttcgagtgtcgccagggggatcacttggatagcaggttctgcttgagtgaggtcaagttgataagtgatgaagtctggaatgtcctggtcctgaaatttggctaagtctgaaagtcctgatcctgaaatttaactaagtctgaaagtcctgatcctgaaatttggccaagtctggaatgtcctgaccctgaaatttgactaagtctggaaattgaaaaaacctccaaaaactagattttgcaatataactcctggaggtctgaaaccactctcaaacatcctgaaagtatttatggaatataacttaaagtataagtgacattcacttatacttaaatgttatattccataaaattatcctgacggagagttcaaaaagtcaaatctcgctcctgacccttgctgagggtccaaagagaatttcgctcctgaccctctcaggaggtccaaaacGAATctcactcctgacccttctagagggtccagagcgaaaaatctTATAGAGGTCATTTCTAGCCTTATTTGGTCGATTTAAgatgtcaaaggcatggtggaggatgaaGTGAGCATAATAAAGTATCCcgacttgattgaagatgatgaattgaaGGAATTTTGCCCAAGAAAGgtaaaatcgctctggaccctctcttcTTTCTGTACAcattttttgacctttcttggacatgagaacttattcatagcatgaaacaagatgacatcttccttagcaaagaaattttgagatgaaaagtgaagcattttggtccaagtagcaaaaatcgctcctgaccctcagaaaggtccagagcgagattttcaaaagtgcactattcttgcaagatcaaagtgatttttatgattggaagggatgaaggaaagcatgttctacccgttgaatataatttggatgatcaacaaaagaggaaatcaacccaaaatcaaaaagtcactcctgaccctcagagagggcccaaggcgaaaaacctaatataggaacttttcatccaagtttgaggaaagccaaggttaggcatgggtttgaaataatatttaaaatgccttgaagtgaaaggagattgttgagagtcagtattttgaaggcaattacaaaaa includes:
- the LOC131037511 gene encoding uncharacterized protein LOC131037511 is translated as MEALEQCIPNMGRSSFNTISGEDNSELIPGLCNDITLDPIMTRLPWYTRSKMVTLSRAWRKALRGGNHYPYHSKEDAMRNSIILCNYDPFGGNGLVLKIFQQGIVSPLPPPKTIPHSCCFKFCLTDERIYYLICDNQGKKICHVEMLDLTNGLLEWQSLPPLTLDERKFTYIYATTGPDGNSTCMFMHYHIPHPTKFLRVPFQEQIRYYLSIKGKNCSVWQLPHGGEVQWHKTSSDFLTTLQDKQDNETQPPLFLDISDQCTLRRILYKRFPACDYSWEKFEQFAMSGCGPKYLLVFRDDYSADSLSGLHCFLHCGNEVNLFKLCPQRSTVIRKESEWNSFKLFWASCRYAAEEYDLTKYNLTALQFSADLSQQFEGWTSRFTLPFTVRGGVRYSCFNVSQQGYMHIYVRVAVFG